In the Malus domestica chromosome 16, GDT2T_hap1 genome, one interval contains:
- the LOC103402612 gene encoding uncharacterized protein, translating to MTVILSRPFLSLPVQNRRFNKSRPSASPSISCFNSRHSFKRDYTSVMIVPTGIGAAIGGYAGDALPVARTLSSVVDCLIAHPNVLNAAMLYWPMPNALYVEGYALDRFAEGLWGLMPVHQNKVGLVLDCGIEEELRVRHLQVADAARASLGLPVVEYVVTDTPLQVEKWVDPKTGQSTGRIKHPDSLLRAVQALVKRSQVNAVAVVGRFPDDDDVQDTDDYRQGMGIDLLAGVEAVISHLVVKEFQIPCAHAPALSPLPMTPSLCPKSAAEELGYTFLPCVLAGLSNAPQYLVKNSESENGCILASDVDSVILPIDAFGGHGALAFARSKRNKPLIIAVEENVTVLDDTPDKFGIEAVNVSNYWEAIGVIAAHKAGVNPHSLRRNRIKNLQQTSLSPANGYAIKMPQ from the exons ATGACAGTAATTCTGAGCCGTCCGTTCCTCTCCTTGCCCGTCCAAAACCGACGCTTCAACAAATCCCGACCGTCCGCTTCACCAAGCATCTCATGCTTCAATTCCCGGCACTCCTTCAAG AGAGACTACACGAGCGTAATGATAGTCCCCACCGGGATTGGAGCCGCCATCGGCGGATACGCCGGCGACGCCCTGCCCGTCGCCCGCACTCTCTCCTCCGTCGTCGATTGCCTCATCGCTCACCCCAAC GTGCTGAATGCGGCGATGCTCTACTGGCCAATGCCGAATGCATTGTACGTCGAAGGCTATGCCCTTGACCGCTTTGCTGAAGGCCTATGGGGCCTCATGCCTGTTCACCAAAACAAG GTGGGTTTGGTTCTTGATTGTGGCATCGAGGAGGAGCTTCGTGTTCGCCATTTGCAAGTGGCGGATGCTGCGAGGGCTTCCCTTGGCTTGCCTGTTGTTGAATATGTTGTCACTGACACTCCATTGCAG GTAGAGAAGTGGGTTGATCCAAAAACTGGGCAATCAACAGGGAGGATTAAGCACCCTGATTCACTATTGAGGGCTGTGCAGGCTTTAGTTAAACGCTCGCAAGTAAATGCTGTTGCAGTTGTTGGACGCTTCCCTGACGATGATGATGTTCAAGACACAGACGATTATCGACAAGGGATG GGAATTGATCTATTGGCAGGGGTTGAGGCAGTTATAAGCCATCTAGTGGTGAAGGAGTTCCAAATTCCTTGTGCACATGCTCCTGCTTTATCACCCCTTCCCATGACCCCATCTCTATGCCCAAAATCAGCTGCTGAGGAG TTGGGGTACACATTCTTGCCATGTGTGCTTGCTGGGCTTAGTAATGCACCACAGTACTTGGTAAAGAACTCTGAGTCGGAGAATGGTTGCATACTTGCTAGTGATGTTGATAGCGTCATCCTTCCTATAGATGCTTTTGGAGGACATGGCGCTCTTGCTTTTGCACGAAGCAAAAGAAACAAG CCACTTATAATTGCTGTGGAGGAAAATGTAACAGTCCTTGATGATACACCAGATAAATTTGGGATTGAAGCG GTCAATGTCTCAAACTATTGGGAAGCAATTGGTGTCATTGCAGCACACAAGGCTGGAGTAAATCCGCATTCTCTACGAAGAAATAGGATTAAGAATCTTCAACAAACTTCTCTGTCGCCTGCCAATGGTTATGCCATTAAAATGCCACAGTAA